From Apium graveolens cultivar Ventura chromosome 9, ASM990537v1, whole genome shotgun sequence, the proteins below share one genomic window:
- the LOC141683836 gene encoding peroxisome biogenesis protein 22-like encodes MGSDSVSLLTPQFNTHLKILVKSFNRKFSRFISILAAHKTSGSLGALVGFIIAFLFARKFLRSPIRLWKRQKHINSESTGEATLTLDDKEIKSGDGLYTTEKVPLAQLVRKKLCGGRKMTCQLLGVVLEESTPEELQEHVTVRSSAVEVLLEIGKVCDVYLMETILDDDSEENVLSALEKSGLLGPGGLMKEKVLFCSTGNGRSSFVRQLEPDWHIDKDPDILSPLSRFVKNVLLVAPTGSSYSSRSSIFTSTSLEAYFTNEGV; translated from the exons ATGGGAAGTGATTCAGTTTCTCTACTAACCCCGCAATTTAATACCCACTTGAAGATTCTTGTCAAGAGCTTCAATCGTAAATTCTCTCGCTTCATTTCTATTCTTGCAGCTCACAAG ACTTCTGGATCACTTGGAGCATTGGTTGGTTTCATCATTGCCTTTCTGTTTGCTCGGAAGTTTTTAAGATCACCTATAAGATTATGGAAACGGCAGAAACATATTAATTCTGAATCTACCGGTGAAGCTACTCTTACGTTGGATGACAAGGAAATTAAATCTGGTGATGGCTTATATACTACAGAAAAG GTGCCACTAGCGCAATTGGTTAGGAAGAAGTTATGTGGTGGCAGGAAG ATGACTTGCCAGTTACTTGGTGTTGTTCTTGAGGAAAGTACACCCGAAGAACTTCAG GAGCATGTAACTGTAAGATCATCTGCAGTTGAAGTGCTGCTTGAAATTGGAAAGGTCTGTGATGTTTATTTGATGGAAACCATTCTTGACGATGACAGTGAG GAAAATGTACTCTCGGCTTTGGAGAAGTCTGGTCTACTTGGACCTGGAGGTTTAATGAAAGAGAAG GTTCTATTTTGTAGCACTGGAAATGGCAGATCATCTTTTGTTCGACAACTAGAGCCAGATTGGCATATAGATAAAGACCCCGATATTCTTTCTCCGCTCTCC AGATTTGTTAAAAATGTGCTACTCGTTGCACCCACAGGATCTAGTTACAGTTCAAGGTCCTCTATTTTCACCTCAACAAGTTTAGAAGCTTACTTCACAAATGAAGGTGTATAG